Proteins from one Flammeovirgaceae bacterium genomic window:
- a CDS encoding DUF4270 family protein: MNLWGRAAGHIFLAFLFLIACSEDENNLLGFKTNSEKFKVTYQEVPVASSVMLLDSVLTYNNLGHAANGRLLIGRYHDNTFGEIAAEAYTQFGPIKPVVTIPETATLVSGYLVLSPDFYQYGDGVTSTNSFSVHELLDSIPPVTSPLTELPKRIQGVPGYQPYYFNSSIPYDPDPIGSTVFTVDPSGFNQKYDAIKNKTGNLDPKTIDTLRIQLNSTFSNKLFAMARNQTADYTSLSRFRRIFKGLVIRPGATDTKVMGFNPDIDSTTFSKSRIILTYDEPDATSGGTVRKTLEYSIFSAGLIGFTKITADRSGTPLSVLPAPGMDVGLDGTRYYQSGNPVTTKLNFDPFLQFGDTIPNVVFNSVQLSIDVDDTAPFTPPPALRLRYLNASNRFVNFYSGADTEATFPLYPSMTFDEDGWYVIGQQINALIVGPSFDLIYNAEDKRYTADLTDFFQTLHNVKDAEVRYTNFALVSSEPPMGKSVNRTTFNKDNVKLKVFYTVPVVSQ; the protein is encoded by the coding sequence ATGAACTTGTGGGGTAGGGCTGCAGGGCATATATTCCTTGCTTTTCTTTTTTTGATCGCGTGCTCGGAAGATGAAAACAACCTTCTGGGGTTTAAAACCAATTCCGAAAAGTTTAAAGTAACGTACCAAGAAGTGCCCGTGGCATCTTCCGTCATGCTGCTCGATTCGGTGCTGACCTACAACAACCTGGGCCATGCCGCCAACGGAAGGCTGCTTATCGGCCGCTACCATGACAATACTTTCGGGGAGATTGCCGCTGAGGCATATACCCAGTTTGGGCCCATCAAGCCCGTGGTCACCATCCCGGAGACGGCCACGCTGGTTTCGGGGTACCTGGTGCTAAGCCCTGACTTTTATCAATATGGCGATGGCGTTACGTCCACCAATTCTTTTTCCGTGCACGAATTGCTGGACAGTATACCTCCTGTAACCTCCCCATTGACGGAACTGCCCAAGCGCATTCAGGGGGTGCCCGGGTACCAACCATATTACTTTAACTCCAGCATCCCCTACGATCCCGATCCTATAGGATCGACCGTCTTTACAGTGGACCCATCTGGTTTTAACCAAAAATATGACGCCATCAAAAACAAAACCGGCAACCTTGACCCCAAAACCATTGATACCCTACGGATACAGTTGAACTCCACGTTTTCAAACAAACTGTTTGCCATGGCAAGGAACCAAACTGCGGACTATACTTCCCTTAGCCGGTTCAGAAGGATTTTCAAAGGGCTTGTCATTCGCCCTGGGGCAACCGACACCAAGGTCATGGGCTTTAACCCCGATATCGATTCCACCACCTTTTCAAAGTCAAGGATCATCCTCACCTACGATGAGCCTGATGCCACCTCAGGGGGGACTGTCCGAAAAACCCTGGAGTACTCCATTTTCAGTGCAGGGTTGATTGGGTTCACTAAGATCACGGCCGACCGGTCGGGCACCCCGTTGTCGGTACTGCCGGCCCCCGGTATGGACGTTGGCCTGGACGGCACGCGCTACTATCAATCCGGGAACCCGGTAACCACAAAACTCAATTTTGACCCCTTCCTTCAATTCGGGGACACCATACCCAATGTGGTTTTCAACTCTGTACAACTCTCCATCGATGTGGATGACACCGCCCCCTTCACGCCCCCGCCAGCACTAAGGCTCCGCTACCTCAACGCCTCCAACAGATTTGTGAACTTTTACAGCGGGGCAGACACGGAAGCGACCTTCCCCTTGTACCCTTCCATGACCTTTGACGAGGATGGGTGGTATGTTATCGGCCAGCAAATAAATGCCCTTATCGTGGGGCCGTCATTTGACTTAATCTACAATGCCGAGGACAAGCGGTATACTGCGGACCTTACCGATTTCTTTCAAACCCTGCATAATGTAAAAGATGCAGAGGTGAGGTACACCAACTTTGCTTTGGTGTCCTCGGAGCCCCCCATGGGAAAATCCGTGAACAGGACCACCTTCAACAAGGACAATGTGAAATTGAAGGTTTTTTATACAGTGCCGGTAGTATCTCAATAA
- a CDS encoding geranylgeranylglyceryl/heptaprenylglyceryl phosphate synthase — translation MKVLDSLMEKSKLGKKSIAVLIDPDKIEDSNRLRYLINLVNENCVDYFLVGGSLVTSTNLSEVIAQIKGSVAIPVLIFPGSSIQIDPGADAILFLSLISGRNPDLLIGQHVIAAPILKNTNLEIIPTGYLLINSGKTTSVAYISNTTPIPDDKYSLAACTAMAGEMLGLKLMYLDAGSGAEKEVGPRMISTVRKSISAPLVVGGGIDTPRKALSALEAGADMIVVGNALEKEPNLLTEISEKVYDWNQAIGASQ, via the coding sequence ATGAAGGTTCTTGATTCACTCATGGAAAAAAGCAAGCTGGGCAAAAAGTCCATTGCCGTGCTGATCGACCCTGACAAAATAGAGGATAGCAACCGGCTCAGGTACCTCATCAATTTGGTCAACGAAAATTGTGTCGATTATTTTTTGGTCGGGGGCAGCCTGGTCACCTCCACCAATTTATCCGAAGTGATTGCCCAAATCAAAGGATCGGTCGCCATCCCCGTGCTTATTTTTCCCGGCAGCTCTATCCAAATAGACCCGGGCGCAGATGCAATATTGTTTTTGTCGCTCATATCCGGGCGCAACCCCGACCTGCTTATCGGCCAGCATGTAATAGCCGCGCCCATATTAAAAAACACGAACCTCGAAATCATACCCACGGGGTACTTGCTGATCAACTCGGGAAAAACCACCTCGGTGGCCTATATCAGCAACACCACGCCCATACCGGACGACAAATATTCGCTGGCGGCATGTACCGCCATGGCAGGCGAAATGTTGGGCCTCAAGCTCATGTACCTGGATGCGGGAAGTGGTGCTGAAAAGGAGGTAGGCCCGCGGATGATTTCCACCGTTCGAAAATCCATCAGCGCGCCACTGGTGGTAGGTGGCGGCATTGATACCCCCAGGAAAGCCCTAAGCGCGCTGGAAGCCGGTGCGGACATGATCGTGGTGGGCAATGCGCTGGAGAAAGAGCCGAACCTGCTTACCGAAATCTCCGAAAAGGTTTACGATTGGAACCAGGCCATTGGCGCCAGCCAATGA
- a CDS encoding acyl-CoA dehydrogenase translates to MNFELTEEQIAVRDAAREFANTELLPGVIDRDSEAKFPMEQVRKMGELGFMGMMVDPKYNGGGMDSISYVLAMEEISKVDASASVCMSVNNSLVCWGLEQYGSEGQKEKYLKKLATGEKIGAFCLSEPEAGSDATSQRTTAEDKGDYYLLNGTKNWITNGNTAGVYIVIAQTDASKKHKGINALIVDRDSEGFVVGKKEDKMGIRGSDTHSLMFSDVKVPKANRIGEDGFGFTFAMATLNGGRIGIASQALGIAAGAYERALAYSKERKAFNKHLSEHQAIQFKLADMATKIDAARLLIWQAAFLKDRKKNFVKAAAMAKLYASSMAQEVTSEAVQVHGGYGYVKEFHVERLMRDAKITQIYEGTSEIQRMVISREILR, encoded by the coding sequence ATGAATTTTGAATTGACAGAAGAACAAATAGCCGTGCGGGACGCTGCCCGTGAATTTGCCAATACCGAACTTCTTCCCGGGGTTATCGACCGCGACTCGGAAGCGAAATTCCCCATGGAACAAGTCAGGAAAATGGGCGAGCTAGGGTTTATGGGCATGATGGTGGACCCAAAATACAACGGGGGCGGCATGGACAGCATTTCTTATGTGCTGGCCATGGAGGAAATTTCAAAGGTAGATGCCTCGGCTTCCGTATGCATGTCGGTAAACAATTCGCTGGTGTGCTGGGGGCTGGAGCAGTATGGCTCGGAGGGGCAAAAAGAAAAATACTTAAAGAAGCTGGCAACGGGGGAAAAAATAGGTGCCTTTTGCCTATCGGAACCGGAAGCAGGCTCTGACGCCACAAGCCAAAGGACAACGGCCGAAGACAAAGGTGACTATTACCTGCTGAACGGGACAAAAAACTGGATTACCAACGGCAACACTGCCGGTGTGTACATCGTCATTGCACAAACCGATGCCTCCAAGAAGCACAAAGGGATCAACGCGCTGATCGTGGACCGCGACAGCGAGGGCTTTGTCGTGGGAAAAAAGGAAGACAAGATGGGCATTCGTGGGTCGGACACGCACTCGCTCATGTTTTCGGATGTAAAGGTGCCCAAGGCCAACCGCATTGGCGAGGATGGGTTTGGTTTTACTTTTGCCATGGCCACACTAAATGGCGGCCGCATAGGGATTGCCTCACAGGCCCTTGGGATTGCTGCCGGTGCATACGAGCGGGCGTTGGCCTATTCCAAAGAGCGCAAGGCGTTCAACAAACACCTTTCCGAACACCAGGCCATACAATTTAAGTTGGCAGACATGGCCACGAAGATCGATGCCGCCAGGTTGCTGATTTGGCAGGCTGCATTTTTAAAGGACCGGAAAAAGAATTTTGTAAAAGCCGCTGCCATGGCGAAACTGTATGCTTCTTCGATGGCACAGGAAGTGACCAGCGAGGCAGTGCAGGTCCATGGAGGATATGGTTATGTAAAGGAATTCCATGTGGAGCGTTTGATGAGGGACGCCAAGATCACCCAAATCTATGAAGGCACCTCAGAGATACAGCGGATGGTCATTTCCAGGGAAATTTTGAGGTAA
- a CDS encoding TonB-dependent receptor, producing MKAIALLTLLTALPLALSAQRAIHGTVAGPDGEGLPGASIYLYANQQVGTTSNANGAFQLVVPGHIPSPTLIVSFTGYLPQTIPLDGVRDSYAVVLKEDISQLNEVVVVSGTLKEVSKLDSPVPIEVYTPTFFMKNPAPSLFESLTNVNGVRPQLNCNVCNTGDIHINGLEGPYTMVLIDGMPIVSGLSTVYGLTGIPSALIDRVEIVKGPASTLYGSEAVGGLVNVITKKPARADDLFIDQFATSWAEFNTDIGLKYNLGQKAQSVAGINYFNYQNPKDNNDDGFTDITLSNRLSLFNKVDFGRKHNRAFTLAGRLNYEDRWGGDMRWTSDFRGGDSLYGESIYTKRWEVFGAYQLPVGEKVMFRFSANGHNQNSYYGKTPYLANQKITFGQLTWDKGRGPHDILMGAALRHTWYDDDTPATSSEDGKTNNPSIVWLPGGFVQDEITLSAQSKILAGIRYDYNSIHGNIFTPRFNYKWTSKDKQDILRLSLGNGYRVANVFTEDHAALTGARQVVFLEDLKPETSWNANINYTKKIVARTGFINIDATAFYTYFNNKIVPDYLTNANQIIYANLNGHAVSEGLSLNADVNFISGIKVIAGGTLMNVFTVEFDGAGNKVKSRQLLTENYTAVWSVSIPVTRSLSIDYTGNLYGPMRLPVLGKLDPRPSKSPVWSIQNIQITKNLNDRWSIYGGVKNLLDYTPPKNSIARSHDPFDKEVAFDEKGNPLPTPSNPYALTFDPSYVFAPNQGIRIFAGIRFGLAR from the coding sequence ATGAAGGCCATTGCCCTCCTTACCCTGTTGACTGCCCTCCCCCTGGCGCTGTCCGCCCAACGGGCCATTCACGGAACGGTGGCGGGCCCCGATGGCGAGGGGTTGCCGGGGGCAAGTATTTACCTGTACGCCAACCAACAGGTAGGGACCACCTCGAATGCCAACGGGGCGTTTCAACTGGTGGTCCCCGGCCATATCCCATCCCCCACCCTGATTGTCTCCTTTACCGGCTACCTGCCACAAACCATACCATTGGATGGCGTCAGGGATAGTTATGCAGTTGTTTTGAAAGAGGACATAAGCCAATTAAACGAAGTGGTGGTGGTTTCGGGCACATTGAAAGAGGTGTCCAAATTGGATAGCCCGGTGCCCATAGAAGTTTATACCCCCACCTTCTTTATGAAAAACCCGGCCCCAAGCCTGTTTGAGTCCCTCACCAACGTAAATGGGGTGCGCCCCCAACTGAATTGCAATGTTTGCAATACTGGCGACATCCATATCAACGGATTGGAAGGGCCTTATACAATGGTGCTTATCGATGGAATGCCCATAGTCAGCGGGCTTTCTACAGTCTATGGCCTCACCGGCATCCCCAGTGCCTTGATCGACCGGGTAGAGATCGTAAAAGGCCCCGCCTCCACCCTATATGGTTCGGAAGCTGTAGGTGGCTTGGTCAACGTGATTACCAAAAAGCCAGCCCGTGCCGATGATTTGTTCATCGACCAGTTTGCCACCTCCTGGGCGGAGTTCAACACGGACATCGGGCTGAAATACAACCTGGGGCAAAAGGCGCAATCCGTTGCCGGGATCAATTATTTCAATTACCAAAACCCCAAAGACAACAATGACGATGGCTTTACCGATATTACATTGTCCAACAGGCTCTCCCTTTTCAACAAGGTCGATTTTGGAAGAAAGCACAACCGGGCCTTTACCTTGGCCGGCAGGCTCAATTACGAAGACCGGTGGGGCGGGGACATGCGCTGGACTTCAGACTTCCGTGGGGGCGATAGCCTCTATGGCGAAAGCATTTATACCAAACGATGGGAAGTGTTCGGGGCGTACCAACTTCCGGTGGGCGAAAAGGTCATGTTCCGGTTTTCGGCCAACGGCCACAATCAAAATTCCTATTATGGAAAAACCCCTTACCTGGCCAACCAAAAAATAACCTTTGGCCAACTCACCTGGGACAAAGGGCGGGGGCCGCACGATATATTAATGGGGGCAGCCTTGCGCCACACCTGGTACGATGACGACACGCCTGCCACCTCTTCGGAAGACGGCAAAACAAACAACCCTTCAATAGTGTGGTTGCCCGGTGGCTTTGTGCAGGACGAAATCACGCTCTCTGCCCAAAGCAAAATACTGGCGGGCATTCGGTATGATTACAACTCCATCCATGGAAACATCTTCACACCGCGGTTTAATTATAAATGGACTTCGAAGGACAAGCAGGACATCCTCCGCTTAAGCCTGGGCAATGGTTACCGTGTGGCCAACGTGTTCACCGAAGACCATGCGGCCCTCACCGGTGCAAGGCAGGTGGTTTTCCTGGAAGACTTAAAGCCGGAAACCTCATGGAACGCCAATATCAACTATACCAAAAAGATTGTTGCCCGTACCGGCTTTATAAATATTGATGCCACCGCGTTTTATACCTATTTCAATAACAAAATTGTGCCCGACTACCTCACCAACGCCAACCAGATCATTTATGCCAACCTGAACGGGCATGCGGTATCGGAGGGGCTGTCACTAAACGCGGACGTCAACTTTATCAGCGGCATAAAGGTTATTGCAGGGGGCACCCTGATGAACGTGTTTACGGTCGAATTCGATGGGGCCGGAAACAAAGTCAAATCCAGGCAACTCCTTACCGAAAACTATACGGCCGTATGGTCGGTCTCTATCCCTGTAACCCGTAGCCTGTCGATAGACTATACAGGAAACCTTTATGGCCCCATGCGCCTGCCCGTGCTGGGAAAACTCGATCCCCGTCCATCCAAGTCCCCCGTATGGAGCATTCAAAATATCCAAATCACCAAAAACCTCAATGATCGCTGGTCCATCTATGGCGGTGTTAAAAACCTCCTGGACTACACCCCTCCAAAAAACAGCATCGCCCGCTCCCACGACCCATTTGACAAGGAAGTGGCCTTTGACGAAAAGGGCAATCCCCTGCCTACCCCCAGCAACCCGTATGCACTTACCTTCGACCCATCCTATGTATTCGCGCCCAACCAGGGCATAAGGATATTTGCCGGGATACGGTTCGGCCTGGCCCGGTAA
- the rfaE2 gene encoding D-glycero-beta-D-manno-heptose 1-phosphate adenylyltransferase translates to MEEIREKVKDWPQSKAQVGAWQRQGQKVVFTNGCFDILHLGHVDYLEKAAALGDRLVVGLNSDASVRGFKGEDRPVQDQNSRARILASLQFVDMVVLFDQNTPLELISSLVPDILVKGGDYMAENIVGAEVVKKNGGEVKTIDFVPGYSTSRIIEKIKRSN, encoded by the coding sequence ATGGAGGAAATAAGGGAAAAGGTCAAAGATTGGCCCCAAAGCAAAGCCCAGGTGGGGGCATGGCAGCGCCAGGGCCAAAAGGTGGTTTTTACCAACGGGTGTTTTGATATCCTGCACCTTGGCCATGTGGACTACCTGGAGAAAGCCGCGGCCCTGGGCGACCGGTTGGTGGTGGGGCTGAACTCGGACGCCTCCGTGAGGGGGTTTAAAGGGGAAGACAGGCCTGTCCAGGATCAAAATTCCCGGGCGAGGATTTTGGCCTCACTTCAATTTGTGGACATGGTGGTGTTGTTTGACCAAAACACGCCATTGGAATTGATTTCTAGCCTGGTTCCGGACATACTCGTTAAAGGGGGTGACTATATGGCAGAAAATATTGTTGGCGCGGAAGTTGTGAAAAAAAATGGCGGGGAAGTGAAAACCATTGATTTTGTACCTGGGTATTCCACTTCCCGTATAATAGAGAAAATCAAAAGGAGTAACTAA
- a CDS encoding flippase-like domain-containing protein: protein MAPTLKSTLRYLGMLVLAAGLVWLSLRGIPDVEGESKAVFLWQTWARSNKWYLMVMAGAAMLSHVLRAYRWKMLLAPTGNQVTLGNSFLSLMVGYLVNLAVPRGGEVSRCYNLLKLQQTPVEVSFGTVVAERVVDVLCLIALIAISFFVEWDKLMAFMGALPMSSGGGLLKGLAIGGMALAALVVAFFMVKKNEKVRKIVAGFKEGLLAVFRLKHNFTFAIISILIWLLYFVMSYLVIVAFPETKGLGLSAVLTLFAMGAIAMAVPLPGGAGSYHTIVPLGLVMLYGLPQGDAIAFVFIFHAWQTFIMIVGGLLSLLVSYWMIQWRK from the coding sequence GTGGCCCCAACACTCAAAAGCACCCTCCGGTACCTGGGCATGTTAGTGTTGGCTGCCGGCCTGGTATGGCTTTCCCTCAGGGGCATCCCTGATGTGGAGGGAGAAAGCAAGGCAGTGTTCCTCTGGCAGACCTGGGCCCGGTCCAACAAATGGTACCTAATGGTAATGGCGGGAGCGGCCATGTTGAGCCATGTGCTTCGTGCTTATCGTTGGAAAATGCTTCTGGCGCCAACGGGCAACCAAGTAACCCTGGGCAACAGCTTCCTTTCCCTCATGGTAGGCTACCTCGTCAACCTGGCCGTCCCCAGGGGCGGGGAGGTTTCCCGTTGTTATAATTTATTAAAACTGCAGCAAACACCTGTAGAGGTCTCGTTTGGCACCGTGGTGGCCGAGCGCGTGGTGGACGTCCTTTGTTTGATCGCCCTTATTGCCATTTCGTTTTTTGTGGAATGGGACAAACTGATGGCTTTTATGGGTGCTTTGCCCATGTCCTCCGGTGGTGGCCTATTAAAAGGGTTGGCCATTGGGGGGATGGCCCTGGCGGCCCTGGTGGTGGCCTTTTTTATGGTTAAGAAAAACGAAAAAGTAAGGAAAATCGTGGCCGGGTTTAAGGAAGGCCTGCTGGCGGTGTTCCGGCTCAAGCACAATTTCACCTTTGCCATTATTTCCATCCTCATCTGGCTGCTCTATTTTGTCATGAGCTATTTGGTGATCGTGGCATTTCCGGAGACAAAAGGATTGGGGCTCAGTGCAGTGCTGACCCTGTTTGCCATGGGTGCCATTGCCATGGCCGTGCCCCTGCCAGGGGGGGCGGGCTCTTACCACACCATTGTGCCCCTTGGCCTGGTGATGCTCTACGGCCTGCCCCAGGGGGATGCCATAGCCTTTGTGTTCATATTCCATGCCTGGCAGACCTTTATAATGATTGTGGGGGGACTGTTATCTTTATTGGTAAGTTACTGGATGATACAATGGAGGAAATAA
- a CDS encoding pantoate--beta-alanine ligase, whose amino-acid sequence MEIFEEIEPLRAFLKGNGKALGTVGLVPTMGALHKGHLALIQACKAENSLTVCSIYVNPAQFNNKSDLEKYPRTWEADVAMLKSEGCDVLFAPQDAEMYSGQPMGFDFGQLDKVLEGKFRPGHFSGVALAVSKLFNIVQPDRAYFGQKDYQQLQVINCLKEELKFPIELRSVPIVRENSGLALSSRNQRLGEEGKRQAVFLFNSLCHAKDKILKGVPFSKIKAEVEQRAKLEPGVRLEYFELANRHTLQPLEEAKDMEDEIILIAAFVGEVRLIDNMMLAKQ is encoded by the coding sequence ATGGAGATTTTCGAAGAAATTGAGCCTTTAAGGGCCTTTCTGAAGGGCAATGGGAAGGCCCTGGGCACCGTTGGGCTGGTGCCCACCATGGGGGCTCTGCACAAGGGGCATTTGGCGTTGATCCAGGCCTGCAAGGCCGAAAACAGCCTGACTGTTTGCTCCATTTACGTCAACCCGGCACAATTCAACAATAAATCGGACCTGGAAAAATACCCCCGTACCTGGGAAGCCGATGTGGCGATGCTGAAATCGGAAGGCTGTGACGTATTGTTTGCCCCACAGGATGCCGAAATGTATTCCGGGCAACCCATGGGCTTTGATTTTGGGCAACTGGACAAGGTATTGGAGGGGAAATTCAGGCCCGGCCATTTTAGCGGGGTGGCATTGGCGGTCTCCAAACTATTCAATATAGTGCAGCCCGATAGGGCATATTTTGGGCAGAAAGACTACCAGCAGCTTCAGGTCATCAACTGCCTGAAGGAGGAGTTGAAATTTCCCATTGAACTGCGCAGTGTGCCCATCGTAAGGGAAAACTCCGGGCTAGCCCTGTCCTCGAGAAACCAGCGGTTGGGCGAAGAAGGCAAAAGGCAGGCCGTGTTTTTGTTCAACAGCCTGTGCCATGCAAAAGACAAAATTTTGAAGGGCGTGCCTTTTTCCAAAATCAAAGCCGAGGTGGAACAGCGGGCAAAACTGGAGCCCGGGGTGCGGTTGGAATATTTTGAGCTGGCCAACCGGCATACGTTGCAACCGTTGGAAGAAGCAAAGGACATGGAGGACGAAATTATTTTGATAGCGGCATTCGTAGGCGAGGTCCGATTGATTGACAATATGATGTTGGCAAAACAATGA
- a CDS encoding phage holin family protein — protein MMEGIKDTLLKFLRIDNLASNVSGYVETRVKLLKIEIKEDVAKILSQGLAQATIILFAFLFLIFFSLGMAEYLNTLFVHSYEGYLIVSGAYFLLFLAFLVFRKPIYRFFEKHLSDLINKNE, from the coding sequence ATGATGGAAGGAATCAAAGACACCTTGTTGAAATTTTTGAGGATAGACAACCTCGCCAGTAATGTTTCGGGGTATGTGGAAACACGTGTAAAACTTCTTAAGATCGAAATAAAAGAAGATGTGGCCAAAATCCTTTCCCAAGGCCTGGCCCAGGCCACAATAATCCTCTTTGCTTTTTTGTTTTTAATATTCTTTAGCCTGGGGATGGCCGAGTACCTCAACACCCTGTTTGTCCATTCCTATGAAGGGTACCTGATCGTGTCCGGGGCATATTTCCTTTTGTTTTTGGCCTTCCTGGTCTTTAGGAAACCCATATACAGGTTTTTTGAAAAGCATTTGTCCGACCTGATCAATAAGAACGAGTAG
- a CDS encoding zinc metallopeptidase — protein sequence MVIYYVIIGFFMLLSWVVSSRLKNKFRKYSQIQLAKDLTGADVARLMLADNGIHDVKVTCVNGELTDHYNPANKTVNLSEPVYNGRNAAATAVAAHECGHAVQHATAYSMLGFRSALVPIQNISGTIQQFVMIALFFGGAFIYNALPTAILLIVGCNLVFTLFAFVTLPVEYDASKRALVWIEKRGIVNSSEHAMAKDALNTAARTYVVAAMGALASLLFWVMMFLGGSRD from the coding sequence ATGGTAATATACTATGTGATCATAGGTTTTTTTATGTTGTTGAGTTGGGTGGTGAGTTCCAGGCTCAAGAACAAATTCCGCAAGTATTCGCAAATCCAGTTGGCCAAGGACCTTACCGGTGCCGATGTGGCCAGGCTGATGCTGGCCGATAACGGGATTCACGATGTTAAGGTCACTTGTGTGAATGGCGAACTTACAGACCACTACAACCCTGCCAACAAAACCGTAAACCTCAGCGAGCCGGTGTACAATGGCAGGAATGCGGCCGCCACCGCAGTGGCCGCCCACGAATGTGGCCATGCCGTGCAACATGCCACCGCCTATAGCATGCTCGGGTTCAGGTCCGCCCTTGTGCCCATTCAAAATATCAGTGGCACCATACAACAGTTTGTGATGATAGCGCTGTTCTTTGGGGGTGCATTCATTTACAATGCGCTGCCAACCGCCATTTTGCTTATTGTTGGGTGCAACCTTGTTTTTACCCTCTTTGCCTTTGTTACCTTGCCGGTGGAGTACGATGCCAGCAAGAGGGCATTGGTGTGGATAGAAAAACGCGGTATTGTCAATTCAAGCGAACATGCGATGGCCAAAGACGCCCTCAACACTGCGGCACGCACGTATGTGGTGGCGGCCATGGGCGCCCTGGCCAGCTTGCTTTTCTGGGTCATGATGTTTTTGGGCGGAAGCCGGGACTAA
- a CDS encoding aspartate 1-decarboxylase produces MRVEVLKSKIHRARVTQAELHYVGSITIDEELMERANLIEGEKVQVVNVNNGERLETYAIKGDRDSGIVCLNGPAARKAMVGDLIVIISYASMEWEEAKLFKPSVVFPDMENRLT; encoded by the coding sequence ATGAGGGTAGAAGTACTGAAATCAAAAATCCACAGGGCCAGGGTTACACAGGCGGAATTGCATTATGTGGGGAGCATCACCATTGACGAAGAATTAATGGAACGGGCAAATTTGATAGAAGGGGAGAAGGTGCAAGTGGTGAACGTGAACAATGGCGAACGATTGGAAACCTATGCGATCAAAGGGGATAGGGATAGTGGCATCGTATGCCTGAACGGGCCCGCGGCACGCAAGGCCATGGTAGGCGACCTCATTGTGATCATATCCTACGCTTCGATGGAATGGGAAGAAGCAAAATTGTTCAAACCGTCCGTTGTATTTCCGGATATGGAAAACAGGCTAACTTAA
- a CDS encoding glycogen/starch synthase: MSKLRILYVASEINPFLQTCEVSDFVRKLPQAMQEKGMEIRILVPRFGLINERKNRLHEVVRLSGINIAVGDEEKPLIIKVASIPNAKLQVYFIDNEDYFHRKSVFHDKENKFYEDNDERAIFFCKGVIETVRKLGWAPDIVHCNDWITSFIPLYLKTTYKNDPLFKLTKTVFTIYNNSFNHKFKDDLLGKVKMMDIEDNMLGHLKTGDYEGFIKLGAQFSDIVSVGGDNKKLEGLVKKIKEKKIETIEKDDNYTESYYNLYNELVG; this comes from the coding sequence ATGTCAAAACTACGTATTCTATATGTGGCCAGTGAGATTAATCCCTTTCTTCAAACCTGTGAAGTATCCGATTTTGTGAGGAAACTGCCACAGGCCATGCAGGAAAAGGGCATGGAGATAAGGATACTGGTGCCAAGGTTTGGCCTGATCAACGAGAGAAAAAACCGATTGCACGAAGTGGTGCGGTTGTCCGGTATCAATATCGCTGTAGGTGACGAAGAGAAACCGCTGATCATTAAGGTCGCTTCCATACCCAACGCCAAGCTTCAGGTGTACTTTATCGACAATGAAGACTATTTCCACAGAAAGTCCGTTTTCCACGACAAGGAAAACAAGTTCTATGAAGACAATGACGAAAGGGCCATTTTCTTCTGCAAAGGGGTGATCGAGACCGTGCGCAAGCTGGGCTGGGCCCCGGATATCGTCCATTGCAACGATTGGATCACCAGTTTTATCCCTTTGTACCTTAAAACCACTTATAAAAACGACCCGCTGTTCAAGCTTACCAAAACCGTGTTCACGATATATAACAACAGCTTTAACCACAAGTTTAAAGACGACCTCCTGGGAAAGGTGAAGATGATGGACATCGAAGACAACATGCTCGGGCACCTCAAAACAGGCGACTACGAGGGTTTCATTAAGCTGGGTGCCCAATTCTCGGATATCGTTTCCGTAGGGGGCGACAACAAAAAGCTGGAGGGATTGGTGAAAAAGATCAAGGAGAAGAAGATTGAAACCATTGAAAAAGACGATAACTACACTGAATCGTATTATAACTTATATAATGAACTTGTGGGGTAG